In Synechococcus sp. MW101C3, one genomic interval encodes:
- a CDS encoding ribulose bisphosphate carboxylase small subunit: MPFKSTVGDYQTVATLETFGFLPPMSQDEIYDQIAYIIAQGWSPLVEHVHPSRSMATYWSYWKLPFFGEKDLGVIVSELEACHRAYPDHHVRLVGYDAYTQSQGSCFVVFEAR; the protein is encoded by the coding sequence ATGCCCTTCAAGAGCACCGTGGGTGACTATCAAACAGTCGCCACCCTGGAGACCTTCGGCTTTCTTCCGCCGATGTCCCAGGACGAGATCTACGACCAGATCGCTTACATCATTGCCCAGGGTTGGAGCCCGCTCGTTGAGCATGTCCACCCCAGCCGTTCCATGGCCACCTACTGGTCGTACTGGAAGCTCCCCTTCTTCGGCGAGAAGGATCTGGGCGTGATCGTGAGTGAGCTCGAGGCCTGCCATCGTGCCTACCCCGATCACCACGTGCGTCTGGTGGGCTACGACGCCTACACCCAGAGCCAGGGTTCCTGCTTCGTGGTTTTCGAAGCGCGCTGA